One window of the Chitinispirillales bacterium genome contains the following:
- a CDS encoding DEAD/DEAH box helicase produces MKNELKPNKTISGFERLNIDKRVLTAIFSTGYATPTTVQQEVIPPAVQGRDIIACAPTGTGKTAAFLIPIIDFIVKNPQKTTNGKIRALILSPTSELAFQTRDFALKLSDLLNIKITVIVGKSGISMQMQELRSGTDIVIATPGRALELVLRNELLAGSAEICVIDETDRMTDMGFIGDVSKLVEKLSFECQIMFFSATVNKISAKIAGKASREPIVIDITKTIGKSFVKIPENIALNIVYVEKDKKRKTLLYLIDELKKQKIIVFVDSKSIAAAVSKEITQKGFECVCVHSDKAIVERNYLIEKFTKGNVKILVATDIAARGLDFPDANVVISLNIASSATLLVHRIGRTGRMGKSGKAFCFCCAQERFKWYEFMREIECECEVFPYHPFHSEKIENMTIDEAKEFAPKTKKREVENPDEIFAEKFNKKQKEIENKEAAAIAKKIVKRKAHKRYIEQKYGKKETGKGKHKGLANRKRKG; encoded by the coding sequence ATGAAGAATGAATTAAAACCGAACAAAACTATTAGCGGATTTGAACGGCTTAACATAGATAAACGGGTATTGACCGCAATATTTTCTACCGGATATGCGACTCCGACAACCGTACAGCAAGAGGTTATTCCGCCTGCCGTGCAAGGACGTGACATTATCGCTTGTGCGCCTACTGGAACGGGCAAAACAGCCGCTTTTTTGATTCCTATTATTGATTTTATCGTAAAAAACCCGCAAAAAACGACTAACGGTAAAATTCGCGCTTTAATTCTTTCCCCGACAAGCGAGCTTGCGTTTCAAACGCGTGATTTTGCTTTGAAATTGTCGGATTTATTAAACATAAAGATAACCGTAATAGTTGGAAAATCGGGAATTTCTATGCAGATGCAGGAACTTAGATCGGGGACGGATATTGTAATAGCGACGCCGGGAAGAGCGTTGGAACTCGTTTTGCGAAACGAATTGCTTGCCGGTTCCGCCGAAATTTGCGTAATCGACGAAACCGATAGAATGACCGATATGGGTTTTATCGGCGACGTTTCAAAGTTGGTAGAAAAATTATCGTTTGAGTGTCAAATTATGTTTTTTTCGGCGACAGTTAATAAAATAAGCGCAAAGATAGCCGGGAAAGCGTCTCGTGAGCCGATTGTAATCGACATCACAAAAACTATAGGCAAATCGTTTGTTAAAATTCCGGAAAATATTGCGTTGAATATCGTTTATGTAGAAAAAGACAAGAAAAGGAAAACGCTTTTGTATTTGATCGACGAATTGAAGAAACAAAAAATAATTGTGTTTGTCGACTCAAAATCAATCGCCGCCGCGGTTTCAAAAGAAATAACGCAAAAGGGTTTTGAATGCGTCTGCGTCCATTCGGATAAGGCGATTGTCGAACGGAATTATTTGATTGAAAAATTTACAAAAGGAAATGTAAAAATTTTAGTCGCGACCGATATTGCCGCACGCGGATTAGATTTTCCTGACGCAAACGTTGTAATTTCTTTAAATATTGCGTCTTCTGCGACGCTTTTAGTTCACAGAATCGGAAGAACGGGACGAATGGGAAAAAGCGGAAAAGCGTTTTGCTTCTGCTGTGCGCAAGAACGTTTTAAATGGTACGAATTTATGCGGGAAATCGAATGCGAATGCGAAGTGTTTCCGTATCATCCGTTTCACAGCGAAAAAATTGAAAATATGACTATCGACGAAGCGAAAGAATTCGCCCCGAAAACTAAAAAAAGAGAAGTCGAAAATCCTGACGAAATTTTTGCAGAGAAATTTAACAAAAAGCAAAAAGAAATTGAAAACAAAGAAGCGGCGGCGATTGCTAAAAAAATCGTTAAAAGAAAAGCGCATAAAAGGTATATTGAACAA
- a CDS encoding EpsG family protein — translation MITSLIFYFGIFITSVGSAYVYAKSKNANKYIIFLIISFISAYIPAALRYDVGVDNLEYLRLFYMLNEIPAPEIKFPDILFSEYLYVSLNKVIYFFGLDAQWFIIIMAFLTYFIIFISFPKRYLHILVLILMTNLYFFSFNAVRQALSIAIVLYAVALFLEKKYIKTYILLLIAIGFHKSFLFFLPIFFSFHFIKLNKPIMIFITIVGCFLANFVFRFNYIFSFLTNSAWDTSANALFLEEYGMTLGVLLRISLIVMPLIYCVLFSSNKSDKQDKTQNILFLLFPLILIMEIYAKQIYLFVRFLSSFVAFYPLFLIYIVENKCKYKKLFISYIVIGYISVFGINIVKNHNGIIPYQTVLSK, via the coding sequence ATGATAACTTCTTTAATATTTTATTTTGGAATATTCATTACATCTGTTGGGAGTGCTTATGTATATGCCAAATCTAAAAATGCTAATAAGTACATAATATTCTTAATAATATCGTTTATATCAGCGTATATACCTGCCGCATTGCGATATGATGTAGGAGTTGACAATTTGGAGTATTTAAGATTATTCTACATGCTTAATGAAATTCCTGCCCCTGAAATTAAATTCCCAGATATTTTATTTAGCGAATATTTATACGTTTCTTTAAATAAAGTGATTTATTTTTTTGGGTTAGATGCTCAATGGTTTATTATAATAATGGCGTTCTTAACATATTTTATAATTTTTATTTCTTTTCCAAAAAGGTATTTACATATATTAGTCTTAATTCTTATGACGAATTTGTATTTTTTCTCGTTTAACGCTGTTAGGCAGGCACTGTCAATTGCTATTGTATTATATGCCGTTGCTTTATTTTTAGAAAAAAAATATATTAAAACCTATATTTTGCTCTTAATTGCGATTGGCTTCCACAAATCCTTTTTATTTTTTTTGCCGATATTTTTTTCTTTTCATTTTATAAAATTAAATAAACCAATTATGATTTTCATTACAATTGTTGGTTGCTTTTTAGCAAATTTTGTATTTAGGTTTAACTATATATTCAGTTTTCTGACAAATAGTGCTTGGGATACTAGTGCAAATGCTCTTTTTCTTGAAGAATATGGTATGACATTAGGAGTATTATTAAGAATTAGTTTAATAGTAATGCCTTTAATATATTGTGTTTTATTTAGCAGCAATAAAAGTGACAAACAGGATAAAACTCAAAATATACTGTTCTTATTGTTTCCGTTAATTTTAATCATGGAAATCTATGCTAAACAAATTTATCTTTTTGTACGTTTCTTGTCATCATTTGTTGCATTTTATCCGCTTTTTCTTATATATATTGTTGAAAACAAATGCAAATACAAAAAGTTATTTATATCATATATAGTAATTGGATATATATCCGTTTTCGGGATAAACATAGTTAAGAATCATAATGGAATAATTCCTTATCAGACTGTCTTAAGTAAATAA
- a CDS encoding glycosyltransferase has product MAELIFLYFGTKGAFPVYSFQMVSALAEKKCKTTCYISEYCENLQNWLSLQDKFPDFIKVITVKTYKNKIEYLINSLNVFNFIKIAKKIEKEEAENIYIPGISLWTPIIVLFVKNKKIITTIHDPAMHKGEKNLAIQFLYDCLIKKSDKIIVLSKKFIDEISENYGIDKKNIYHIPHANFNYYKKNTELQEKIYYKILFFGRIIAYKGLIVLLKAMEIVVARKPQIKLRIAGNGEITNEEKILIEKLKNNIEYLNKWIKDEEFSEYFQDIDASVLPYVEATQSGIIPLSYSFGKPVIATNVGALSEQIFPDTGIIVEPNDEKSLSEAILSIYYDEKHLLRMGKKSFETANEILSWEHSAELLLNILLNNKQGAIN; this is encoded by the coding sequence ATGGCAGAATTAATATTTCTATATTTTGGAACAAAAGGAGCTTTCCCTGTTTATTCTTTTCAAATGGTTTCGGCTTTGGCTGAAAAAAAATGTAAAACGACTTGTTATATTTCCGAATATTGTGAAAATTTGCAAAATTGGCTGAGTTTGCAGGACAAATTTCCCGATTTTATAAAAGTGATAACAGTTAAAACATACAAGAATAAAATAGAATATTTAATAAACTCTCTGAATGTTTTTAATTTTATTAAGATCGCAAAAAAAATAGAAAAAGAAGAAGCGGAAAATATATACATTCCAGGAATTTCGTTGTGGACTCCGATAATTGTATTGTTTGTAAAAAACAAAAAAATTATAACAACAATTCACGATCCTGCAATGCACAAAGGTGAAAAAAATCTTGCGATACAGTTTTTATATGATTGTTTAATAAAAAAATCTGATAAGATAATAGTGTTGAGCAAAAAATTTATTGATGAAATTTCCGAAAACTACGGTATTGATAAAAAAAATATTTACCATATTCCACACGCAAATTTTAATTATTATAAAAAAAATACCGAATTGCAAGAAAAAATATATTATAAAATATTATTTTTTGGACGGATTATCGCATATAAAGGGTTGATTGTTCTATTAAAAGCAATGGAGATTGTGGTTGCAAGAAAACCTCAAATTAAATTAAGGATAGCGGGAAACGGTGAAATTACAAACGAGGAAAAAATACTGATAGAAAAGTTAAAAAATAATATTGAGTATCTGAATAAATGGATAAAAGACGAGGAATTTTCTGAATATTTTCAAGATATTGATGCCTCCGTTTTACCTTATGTTGAAGCAACACAGTCAGGTATTATTCCGCTATCTTATAGTTTTGGCAAACCTGTGATTGCTACAAATGTGGGCGCATTATCGGAACAAATATTTCCCGATACGGGAATTATCGTTGAGCCGAATGATGAAAAGTCTCTATCGGAAGCAATATTATCTATTTATTATGACGAAAAACATTTATTAAGAATGGGTAAAAAATCTTTTGAAACAGCAAACGAAATTTTATCTTGGGAACATTCTGCAGAATTATTGTTAAATATTTTATTGAATAACAAACAAGGAGCGATAAATTGA
- a CDS encoding glycosyltransferase family 4 protein: MSKKIIFSANSLWFLYNFYGGLIKEFQKLNYEIIVVGKKDKTVPFFKDMGVLVIEIPFASKSGNPLKNLSILFSYIKIFKKTKPVSVLNFTIKANVYGAIAARLFSIPCINTQPGLGTVFMYNNFVSFVAKMMYKFTQNYPRKIFVLNNEDYDLLVNSKLVPKEKTEIIRGSGIDIEKFSPVQCRDKTEKEFRLLYIGRILKDKGIYELIEALRMLKKEEFKISCKFVGFVDADNVSAVSIGEIRNWEKEELIKYEGSTNDVRPFISDSDVVVLPSFYREGLPQSLMEASAMEKIIIATNVQGCKDVVSDGYNGYLCEAKNSKSLCEAIKKVLIMPQEKRIEMGKNGRKYVSQRFEKSIIYKNYLDLVKTF; encoded by the coding sequence TTGAGCAAAAAAATAATTTTTTCTGCGAATAGTTTATGGTTTTTGTATAACTTTTATGGTGGATTGATAAAAGAATTTCAAAAACTCAACTACGAAATCATAGTAGTCGGCAAAAAAGATAAAACCGTTCCGTTTTTTAAAGATATGGGGGTTTTGGTAATAGAAATTCCATTTGCAAGCAAAAGTGGAAACCCGTTAAAAAATTTGAGTATTTTGTTTAGTTATATAAAGATCTTCAAAAAGACAAAACCGGTTTCCGTGTTGAATTTTACAATAAAAGCAAATGTTTATGGTGCAATTGCTGCAAGATTGTTTTCCATTCCATGTATAAATACACAGCCTGGTTTAGGGACTGTTTTTATGTATAATAATTTTGTTTCGTTTGTAGCAAAAATGATGTATAAATTTACACAAAATTACCCCAGAAAAATATTTGTCTTAAACAATGAAGATTATGATTTACTGGTAAATAGCAAATTAGTGCCAAAGGAAAAGACTGAAATTATTCGTGGTTCCGGAATTGACATAGAGAAATTTTCCCCTGTACAATGCAGGGATAAAACGGAAAAAGAGTTTCGGCTTTTGTATATAGGAAGAATATTGAAAGACAAAGGTATTTACGAGTTGATAGAGGCATTGCGAATGTTAAAAAAAGAAGAATTTAAAATTTCTTGTAAGTTCGTAGGTTTTGTTGATGCCGATAACGTTTCTGCGGTTTCTATTGGTGAAATAAGAAATTGGGAAAAAGAAGAGCTGATTAAATACGAAGGTTCTACAAACGATGTTCGTCCGTTTATATCTGATAGCGATGTTGTTGTTTTACCATCATTTTATCGTGAAGGTTTGCCGCAAAGTTTAATGGAAGCGTCGGCAATGGAAAAAATAATTATTGCGACAAATGTTCAAGGTTGTAAAGATGTTGTTTCTGACGGATATAATGGGTATCTCTGCGAAGCTAAAAACTCAAAGAGTTTGTGTGAAGCAATAAAAAAAGTGCTTATAATGCCACAAGAGAAGCGTATTGAAATGGGCAAAAACGGGCGAAAATATGTAAGTCAAAGATTTGAAAAATCAATAATCTACAAAAACTATTTAGATTTGGTGAAAACATTCTGA
- a CDS encoding virulence RhuM family protein, protein MIKKTNNREIIIYNTDDGKTSVSLMTRDGNVWLNQNNLAELFDTSKQNISLHIINILKEKELDINSVVKDYLTTAADGKNYNVTFYSLDMILAIGFRVRSKRGTQFRQWANRNLKEYMIKGFVMDDERFKNPDGRPDYYDELLERIRDIRASEKRFYQKIRDLFALSSDYDTTDKATQMFFAETQNKLLYAVTQKTAAEIVISRADALQPNMALTSWKGKIVRKQDIYIAKNYLTEDELDSLNRLAIIFLEVAELQAKDRKDITMNFWRENVDSIITFNKKNLLHGKGSVSNEQMGNIVDDVYDNFNKKRKHIELQQADVADMEELKHWEVKIKTSKSK, encoded by the coding sequence GTGATAAAAAAAACAAATAATCGTGAAATAATCATCTATAATACCGATGACGGCAAGACCTCGGTTAGTTTGATGACAAGAGACGGTAATGTATGGCTCAATCAAAATAATTTAGCTGAACTTTTTGACACCTCAAAGCAAAATATCAGTCTGCATATAATTAATATACTTAAAGAGAAAGAATTGGACATAAATTCAGTTGTCAAGGATTACTTGACAACTGCCGCCGACGGCAAAAATTATAACGTTACTTTTTACAGTCTAGATATGATACTTGCTATTGGGTTTAGAGTGCGAAGTAAACGCGGAACGCAATTTAGACAATGGGCAAATCGCAACCTGAAAGAGTATATGATAAAAGGTTTTGTGATGGATGATGAACGCTTTAAAAATCCTGATGGACGTCCTGACTATTACGATGAACTTTTAGAGCGAATTCGTGATATAAGGGCTTCTGAAAAGCGGTTTTATCAAAAAATAAGAGATTTGTTCGCCTTATCAAGCGACTACGATACGACAGATAAAGCAACGCAAATGTTTTTTGCCGAAACACAGAATAAATTATTGTACGCCGTTACTCAAAAAACAGCCGCCGAAATTGTGATTTCACGCGCCGATGCTTTGCAGCCCAATATGGCGCTTACAAGTTGGAAAGGCAAAATTGTACGCAAACAGGATATTTACATTGCCAAAAACTACTTGACCGAAGATGAATTGGACAGTTTGAATCGTTTGGCGATAATCTTTTTGGAAGTCGCCGAATTGCAAGCAAAAGACAGAAAAGATATTACCATGAATTTTTGGCGTGAAAATGTGGACAGCATTATTACCTTCAATAAAAAAAATTTGCTTCATGGAAAGGGAAGCGTAAGTAACGAACAAATGGGAAATATTGTTGATGATGTATATGATAATTTTAATAAAAAAAGAAAACATATTGAGCTTCAACAAGCCGATGTCGCAGATATGGAAGAATTAAAACACTGGGAAGTAAAAATTAAAACATCAAAATCAAAATGA
- a CDS encoding glutamine--tRNA ligase/YqeY domain fusion protein has protein sequence MDEKNNFIYEIIREDLANGKHSEIITRFPPEPNGYLHIGHAKALCVDFGAAQYFGGKCNLRMDDTNPDKEDTEFVDAIQEDIKWLGFNWSGFFYASDYYQKMFEAAIELIEKGLAFVCDLSVEQIRQYRGTLTQAGKESPNRCRGVEENKKLFLAMKNGEFEEGRKVLRAKIDMSSPNINMRDPVIYRILKTKHHRTGGEWCVYPMYDFAHPIEDAMEKVTHSLCSLEFEDHRPLYNWVIENTTLPAKPRQIEFARLNLTYTVMSKRKLRKLVEEKFVSGWDDPRMPTLCGMRKRGYPAAAIRDFTDRIGLAKRDSVVDFALLEYCVRENLNKSAIRLMGVLDPIKVIIENYPEGKIEYLDAINNPEDENAGVRKVAFSREIYIEREDFMEDAPKKFYRLTLNSEVRLRYAYFIKCTKVVKNENGDIVELRAAYDPATKGGDAPDGRKVKSTIHWVNVETSKTATINLYDQLFIKENPEDGQDGQDFTANINPDSLKVITNAKVESAAQDLSGNAAFQFERKGYFVRDVSAKNDELVFNRTATLKDAWVKTLKSEGENLGTSR, from the coding sequence ATGGACGAAAAAAATAACTTCATTTACGAAATAATCCGTGAGGATCTGGCAAACGGGAAACACTCCGAAATTATTACAAGATTTCCTCCCGAACCCAACGGTTATTTGCACATCGGACACGCAAAAGCGCTTTGCGTTGATTTTGGCGCGGCGCAATATTTCGGCGGAAAATGTAATTTGCGTATGGACGATACCAATCCCGACAAAGAAGATACGGAATTTGTCGACGCTATTCAGGAAGACATAAAATGGCTTGGGTTTAACTGGAGCGGTTTCTTTTATGCGTCGGATTATTATCAGAAAATGTTTGAAGCGGCGATAGAATTGATTGAAAAAGGACTTGCGTTTGTCTGCGATTTGTCTGTCGAGCAAATAAGGCAATATCGCGGAACGCTCACACAAGCGGGTAAAGAAAGTCCGAATCGCTGTCGCGGCGTCGAAGAAAACAAAAAGTTATTTTTGGCTATGAAAAACGGTGAGTTTGAAGAAGGACGAAAGGTTCTTCGAGCCAAAATCGATATGTCGTCGCCCAACATAAATATGCGCGATCCGGTAATTTACAGAATCTTAAAAACCAAACATCACCGCACGGGCGGCGAATGGTGCGTTTATCCTATGTATGATTTTGCTCATCCGATTGAAGACGCTATGGAAAAAGTAACGCATTCGCTTTGTTCATTAGAATTTGAAGACCATCGTCCGCTGTATAACTGGGTTATTGAGAATACGACGCTTCCTGCAAAACCGCGTCAGATTGAGTTTGCGCGCTTGAATTTGACATATACGGTTATGAGCAAGCGCAAATTGCGCAAATTAGTCGAAGAAAAATTTGTCTCGGGATGGGACGACCCGCGTATGCCGACTTTGTGCGGAATGCGTAAAAGAGGCTATCCTGCGGCGGCGATTCGCGATTTTACCGACAGAATCGGACTTGCAAAGCGCGACAGCGTCGTGGATTTTGCGTTGCTTGAATACTGCGTTCGCGAAAATCTCAACAAATCGGCGATTCGGCTTATGGGCGTTTTAGACCCGATTAAAGTAATTATCGAAAATTATCCCGAAGGAAAAATCGAATATTTGGACGCTATAAACAATCCTGAAGACGAAAATGCGGGTGTTCGCAAAGTTGCGTTTTCACGTGAAATTTATATTGAGCGCGAGGATTTTATGGAAGACGCGCCCAAAAAATTTTATCGACTGACACTGAATTCGGAAGTACGGCTGCGTTATGCGTATTTTATTAAATGTACGAAAGTTGTAAAAAATGAAAACGGCGATATTGTTGAATTGCGGGCGGCTTACGATCCTGCGACTAAAGGCGGAGACGCGCCGGACGGACGAAAAGTAAAATCTACTATTCATTGGGTAAACGTTGAGACGTCAAAAACTGCGACGATAAACCTTTACGACCAGTTATTTATCAAAGAAAATCCCGAAGACGGACAGGACGGACAGGATTTTACGGCAAATATAAATCCGGATTCTCTTAAAGTAATCACAAACGCGAAAGTCGAGTCGGCGGCGCAAGATTTGAGCGGAAACGCGGCGTTTCAGTTTGAACGAAAGGGCTATTTTGTGCGCGATGTTTCGGCGAAAAACGACGAATTGGTATTTAACAGAACGGCTACGTTGAAAGACGCCTGGGTGAAAACGCTCAAAAGCGAAGGGGAAAATCTCGGTACCAGCCGTTGA
- a CDS encoding DUF1919 domain-containing protein, producing the protein MIKQLFKEYNKKLSVFFAILKYSKLRKIGDLTIISNNCIAGFLYQKYGLKYCSPTIGLQFPQNDFVKFCSNFKHYLNCELEESIDQKQDIFKEDLGGGKVDFPVGKIDDIIIYFQHFKDFSEAKNKWEARKNRINYNKLFFVFVAYDNTSADILKEFERLPIKNKIIITNKERSTPPPPLILQYILL; encoded by the coding sequence TTGATAAAACAACTATTTAAAGAATATAATAAAAAACTATCTGTATTTTTTGCGATTTTGAAATATTCAAAACTACGTAAAATCGGGGATTTAACAATAATTTCCAACAATTGCATTGCTGGATTTTTATACCAAAAATATGGGTTAAAATATTGTTCCCCAACAATAGGATTACAATTTCCACAAAACGACTTTGTAAAATTTTGTTCAAACTTTAAACACTATCTTAATTGTGAACTTGAAGAAAGCATAGATCAAAAACAAGATATTTTTAAAGAGGACTTAGGAGGAGGAAAGGTTGATTTCCCGGTTGGAAAAATTGATGACATAATTATATACTTTCAACATTTTAAGGATTTTTCCGAAGCAAAGAATAAATGGGAAGCAAGAAAAAATAGAATTAATTACAATAAATTGTTTTTTGTATTTGTCGCATATGATAATACATCGGCAGATATTTTAAAAGAATTTGAACGGTTGCCCATTAAAAATAAAATAATAATAACAAATAAAGAACGCTCCACCCCCCCCCCCCCGCTAATTCTTCAGTATATTTTGCTTTAA